The proteins below are encoded in one region of Synchiropus splendidus isolate RoL2022-P1 chromosome 13, RoL_Sspl_1.0, whole genome shotgun sequence:
- the tal1 gene encoding T-cell acute lymphocytic leukemia protein 1 homolog, with amino-acid sequence MMEKKPQDFGPESPDVKSGVGKQENSSIVSRQNGCKEDEEGEEKSGGGVNKVAEETDDVPLQNSSNGPSSISIIINSVAKETASHNSLDVKREVPVIELSRRDAIKAVQELRTGSHLVPITELRRPPPLPLPHTHREDARMVQLSPNAFPVPARAMLYNLAQPLAAINSLGGEPEQYSMYPSNRVKRRPAPYEVELDEAGQPKIVRRIFTNSRERWRQQNVNGAFAELRKLIPTHPPDKKLSKNEILRLAMKYISFLSNLLEDQDGGRNVGATTDGDTGLLVGAHDDGPQGVPNQDTVVGLARDDLLETMSPSSSCGSLPDGDAEGSPESFVEDQDSPPAPRTLPASRGTQVHLAARDLRRNGRPLDGGNCR; translated from the exons ATGATGGAAAAGAAGCCGCAGGATTTTGGTCCCGAGAGTCCAGATGTGAAGTCCGGCGTCGGAAAGCAGGAGAACTCCTCCATCGTCTCCAGACAGAACGGATGCAAAGAGGACGAGGAAGGGGAGGAGAAGAGCGGAGGGGGCGTCAACAAGGTGGCTGAGGAGACGGATGACGTTCCTCTGCAGAACTCGAGTAACGGGCccagcagcatcagcatcatcatcaacagCGTTGCCAAGGAGACCGCCTCTCACAACAGCCTGGACGTGAAGAGGGAAGTGCCGGTGATCGAGCTCTCCAGGAGGGACGCTATAAAGGCGGTGCAGGAGCTGAGGACCGGCAGCCATTTGGTGCCGATCACCGAACTTCGCAGACCTCCACCGCTGCCGCTGCCGCACACACATCGAGAGGACGCTCGAATGGTCCAACTGAGCCCAAACGCGTTTCCTGTCCCGGCCCGGGCGATGCTCTACAACCTGGCGCAGCCTCTCGCCGCCATCAACAG TCTCGGAGGGGAACCAGAGCAGTACAGCATGTACCCCAGCAACAGGGTAAAGCGCCGCCCGGCGCCTTATGAGGTTGAACTCGACGAGG CTGGTCAGCCAAAGATCGTCCGCCGGATCTTCACCAACAGTCGTGAACGTTGGCGGCAGCAGAATGTAAACGGAGCCTTTGCCGAGCTTCGCAAGCTCATCCCCACTCACCCTCCCGACAAGAAGCTGAGCAAGAACGAGATCCTGCGGCTGGCTATGAAGTACATCAGCTTCCTctccaatctcctggaggaccaggacGGAGGGAGGAACGTCGGCGCCACCACAGACGGGGACACGGGTTTGTTGGTCGGGGCCCACGACGACGGCCCTCAGGGCGTGCCAAATCAGGACACGGTGGTAGGCTTGGCCAGGGACGATCTCCTGGAGACCATGTCGCCCAGCTCCAGCTGCGGAAGCCTGCCTGACGGAGACGCCGAGGGCAGTCCTGAAAGCTTTGTGGAGGATCAGGATTCACCTCCAGCTCCAAGGACCTTACCAGCCTCACGAGGGACACAGGTTCATTTAGCCGCTCGGGATCTGAGACGAAACGGTCGGCCTTTGGACGGCGGTAACTGTCGATGA